A single window of Pyrus communis chromosome 10, drPyrComm1.1, whole genome shotgun sequence DNA harbors:
- the LOC137747373 gene encoding D-amino-acid oxidase, which produces MAVLTSPLLNSPPQSFPPFLRRTRTSKTTVIRPSSSSSVSSPMDPHPPKRVVVCGGGVIGVCAAYFLSKRGAAVTLVEKSSVACAASGKAGGFLALDWCDGKPLASLARASFHLHLSLAQELDGPKSYGYRPLTTLSLTVSESETSKPSGKSNLPSWVDGPARSPRTIGTAETTAQVHPQLFTRTLISKAVEDYGVDVVIGKLETVGVENGRVSSVVLEGGRVIDSDAVVLAMGPWCGKFELLSSLFRVYGLKAHSIVLEPKEAEAITPHALFLSYYPSQGGKPLDPEVYPRPTGEVYVCGMTAEEEVPDDPEHIVGKSESIEVLKRVAGTVSSHLRGGQAQVKAEQACFLPCTDDGVPVIGEVPGVNGCYVATGHNCWGILNGPATGAAVAELVLDGKASIVDLSPFSPARFCGRKGSRR; this is translated from the exons atggcggtgctaacttcaccGCTTTTAAACTCACCACCGCAATCTTTTCCTCCATTCCTCCGACGAACTCGAACCTCCAAAACAACCGTCATCCGCCCATCGTCCTCCTCATCAGTATCATCACCGATGGACCCTCACCCTCCAAAACGAGTCGTCGTATGCGGCGGCGGCGTCATCGGCGTTTGCGCCGCTTACTTCTTATCCAAAAGAGGCGCCGCCGTCACCCTCGTCGAGAAATCCTCTGTCGCCTGCGCCGCCTCCGGAAAAGCGGGCGGATTCCTCGCCCTCGATTGGTGCGACGGTAAGCCTCTCGCCTCCCTCGCCCGTGCCAGCTTCCATCTCCACCTCTCGCTCGCTCAAGAGCTCGACGGCCCCAAATCCTACGGCTATCGACCCCTCACCACTCTCAGCCTCACCGTTTCCGAATCGGAGACTTCCAAACCCTCCGGAAAGTCCAATTTACCGTCTTGGGTCGACGGGCCGGCTCGGAGCCCCAGAACCATCGGGACCGCGGAGACCACGGCGCAGGTCCATCCCCAGCTCTTCACCAGAACCTTAATTTCGAAAGCGGTTGAGGATTACGGCGTAGACGTGGTCATTGGGAAATTGGAGACTGTGGGAGTGGAGAACGGGCGAGTTAGCTCGGTGGTTTTGGAAGGAGGGCGAGTGATTGACTCGGACGCCGTCGTTTTGGCAATGGGGCCGTGGTGCGGGAAATTTGAGCTGTTGTCGTCACTGTTCAGAGTGTACGGCCTCAAAGCGCACAGCATTGTGCTGGAGCCGAAAGAAGCAGAGGCCATAACGCCTCATGCGCTTTTCTTGAGCTACTATCCGTCTCAGGGAGGGAAGCCATTGGACCCTGAAGTGTACCCCCGCCCCACAG GTGAGGTGTATGTGTGTGGAATGACAGCAGAGGAAGAGGTGCCGGACGATCCGGAGCATATAGTGGGCAAATCGGAATCGATAGAGGTGCTGAAGAGGGTGGCAGGCACTGTGTCAAGCCATTTGAGGGGTGGACAGGCACAGGTGAAGGCAGAGCAAGCATGCTTTCTGCCATGTACTGATGATGGTGTGCCTGTGATTGGGGAGGTGCCTGGGGTTAATGGTTGTTATGTGGCTACTGGACATAATTGTTGGGGGATTCTTAATGGTCCTGCCACTGGAGCTGCTGTAGCCGAGCTTGTGCTGGATGGGAAAGCTAGCATTGTAGACCTCAGTCCGTTTAGTCCGGCCAGATTTTGTGGGCGTAAAGGGTCAAGACGTTGA